From Verrucomicrobiia bacterium:
CCACGAGCCACCACGACATGATGTCGGCATCGGCGTCAGGCTGAATGGACGTGGCCCGTAGCTTTCCTCCCGAAGGGACGAAGGTTACAGGATGGTCGATCTCTTTACTTTTTTCAAGCGCGGCCTGTAGCCGCTTTTCCGTAGTGCAACCCTCCACGCCGCCATTGGCAAACGCACCGGAAGGTATGCAAAGAATGTTTCGCAATCCCCTAACCTCCTAAGTCAAAGTACACGGGGATTTATAGCATATAGACTCAGGTTAGTCAACCAGGTAAAGGCAACCTGCTACTATGGAGCCATGCGCCTTCGCCGACCCATCCGCCGCATTATCTGGACTGTTGTCACTGTTTGCATTGCCATGTCAGCAATGCTTATTGGCGGGCTTGTGGCCACCACTCCCCGCCTACTGGAAGGTGCACGCACAGCACAGCAAGGGGCGGACGAACTCCTGGGCAATCCCCGCCAAGCTTCCGCCACTTTTGCAGAAGCGGGACGCGATTTTGATGCCTCATTTGCCGGGCTACAAGCCATACCTGAACCGGCACAATTCCCCAGCCTTGTCCCTCCATTCAGTTGGTATATTCGCCTTAATAAGGCAGCCATTTATTTGAACCGGGCAGGGAAAGACGCCTCGGCATTGGCTTCCTTATATCCAGAAACCAAGCCTTCGAGCGATCCTTCCGCCCTGGTCTCTACCCATAGTGCCGCCCTCGGAAAACTCTTCACTGAACAAGAGGCAGCGTTTGCGTCACTTCAGGAAAACATCGAGCATGCCGATCATGAACTGTCCCGCCTCCCTAGCTGGATATTCTTTTCCCGGGCCGATGAAGTACAGCGCCTGAAAGACAAGGTGCACGTCTTGGCAGAAGGCCTGCCGCGTGGGACAACCTTTATTCGGGAACTGCAAAATACATTGGGCAAGGGCTCCAGTGAGCCGCACACCGTACTGGTCATTTTTCAAAATGATAGCGAGCTGCGGCCGAGCGGCGGCTTCATGGGGAGCTACGCGGTTTTAACTGCCAGTAACGGTATTATCCGCTCGTTCCAGTTTGGTAAGGATATCTACAAGCTGGACCGTGAACTTGAAGCAGTGGAACGCATTACGCCGCCGCCTTACTTACAAACTATCTCTCCTACTTGGGGGTTCCGTGACAGCAACGTCGGACAGGGCTTTCTACCAGAGATTGGCAGCCAGGTAGCCGACTTTTACAGTAAAGCTTCTGGGACAACCCCCGATGCCATCCTTTTTACCGACCTTAGTATTTTGGAAGATATCCTCCTTGTTACGGGACCCGTTATGCTGCCCGGAACCACCACAGAGGTAACGGCAGACTCCGTCAGCACCGCCCTTACCACGTACATTGAAAAGGAATACTGGAATACCGAAGCAAATAAAATTGCCGTAGAACCTAAAAGCGTCATTGGCGATCTCATCCCCGTGCTCCTTGCCAAGCTGCAGCAAACACCTGGTTCCCAAGCCCAACTTCCCAGCCTGGTATCGCGTGCCGTAGGGCGGAAGTCGCTACAACTTTGGACATCAAGCCCCAACTTGGCCGAGGCTAGCAAGCCACTTTTTGCCACGGACTCACCCCCAACGGGCGATTGGATGAAAATTGTGCACAGCAACTTGGGAGGTAAAAAATCATCACGGAATATCACCCAACATGTGAAGGTGACTGAAAAACGACGGTTGCACGGGCGCGAGCGCACTATTGTCATCACGAGGACCCACACGGGGACGGGGACTTGGCCGGATGATCACAACCGTAACTATACGGAAGTCTATCTGCCACCAAGTGCAGAGATAGTGGAAGTCCCTAAGGGTAAGGGCGGCGAGAATCTCCTACCCGAATCTATACAAGCGGAATTGGGACTGACCGACAGCCACTGGGGCGGGGAGGTAAAAAGTGAGGAGTCGTGGGTTAAGGTTGGTTTTTGGTCTACTACCTCCGTAGGGGAAAAGACGGAGTTCACTCTAAAGTACCGATTGCCTGACGACATTTCCTCGCAACCCTTCACCTATTTGAAGCAAGCTGGCTCACGGAATGAGTCGCTTGAAGCCTTTCGATTCAAGGGGTCAGTGACAGGCAACGTAGACCTGGAGAAACGCTGGAGAATCTGGTAGGATCTGATGAGTTTGGGAAGGGTGGCAGAGTGGTCTAATGCAACGGTCTTGAAAACCGTCGGGTGAAAGCCCCGTGGGTTCGAATCCCACCCCTTCCGCCAACGTGAAAGTCCACCGCCAGGTGGGCTTTTGCGTTAGTGACGAACGAAGTAAGGAGCGTCATCCCACCCCTTCCGCCAAAAGAAAAGAGATCCTGTACATGGGTCTCTTTTCTTTTAGGAAATGCTAGTCTGGAAAGACATTACATTTCTCCCATGAAACCCCTCCTCCAAAAACTCAACCCAAAGCGCTTCTCCGGCCTCACATGGGCATGGATCATCGCCATTTCAAGCACTCTCGCCCTTTCCCTCTACCTGGCACTCACCCACTCGCCAGCAGCCATTATCTCCTTTGACGAAGGTTTCCGAGGCAGTGCCGGCATCCTTTTCAGTGAAAAAATCCGCTCGCTCTTCATGGATAACTTCCTGGGCAACCAGTCGGGCGCCCTGTTCCGTGAAGGCTTCAACGGTGTGATGATGTACACCCCAACCTGGACGGTTGTAGCCGGTGTACTTGGTGCTATCTTTGGCCCTACGGTAGAAGTGTTCCGTGCTACCACGCTCCTCTTCTATGCAGCCGGCATCCTTCTCACCTTCTGGTTCATTATCAAGGTGGACAACCGCCGCTTTGGCGCGCTCATCCCCGCGGCCCTCCTGGCCACCTCCCCGCTCTACCTTATCTACAGCCATCTCATCATCCTTGAGGTGCCGCTACTTGTGGGTTCAGGCGCCATTATCATGCTTCTCTACCTGTACGCGATGGGCTTGCTCCCCCGTACCTGGAAGTGGATTGTGGTCATCTCCCTGGTCTGCATGGCAGGTACCCTCACCAAGTTGATCGCCGTTGGGGTAATCTGGGCCACACTAGGCTTCTTTGCCGTTTCTTCCCTCATTCTCTTCCCCCGCCATCAGCTATGGAAAAAATACCTAAAGTGGGAATTCATCCTCTTTGCTGCCTGTTCCTTTGCCGCCCTTGCCGCCTTCAGCTACCTGCAGCAGTGGCGTTTTGATTTCAATATTGTCACCTTCCACACTAAGCAAACTGAGGGCATAACTGGCGAACACGGCGCTGCTTCGTTCGTACACACCGTATGGAACAACCGCGAGTTCTACTTAAGGGACTTCCGTAACATGCCTTTTCTAAGTTGGATTCTATGGATGGCACCCGTAGCACTTCTTATCATCCGCCGATCGCCCCTGAGTTGGCTCCTTGTTTCCTGGGTATTTGCTACGTACTTCCTCTTCTCCGGTGTCACCCCCCAAGTGCCGCAGTACCTTATGCCGATTTATTTGCCGATGGCATTGGCAAGCGGCCTCCTTGTCCTGACCGTTGCGGACTACCTGAAGGGTTGGCCGCTGAAACACATTGCTGCGGGAGTCCTTTCCCTCTTCCTCATTACCACCCAAGTCCAGGCAGTACAGAAAAGTGAAACGCATGGCTGGCGCGATGGTGAAACTGGCCAGCGCCAGGCTTCTGCGTACTTGGCAGAGCACCTAGGTCCGGGCGACCGTGTCCTTACCTGGCACGATGGCAACACCTTCCTCATCCGGGAAGCTGGACAGGGACGCGAGCTCCACATCCTTAACGGAAACAACGACCCTATCTGCCAAGATGCCATGGTTCAGAATACGGAATGGGCAATGAGCGTGTACCAGCCGCCGTATGTGAAAGAACGTGACCTAGCTATTTTGAATGCAGCTCCCTGGGAAGTTGCCGGGCGCTTTGGACCATCCGAGTCCACCATCATTTACCGCAATACCGCTCCCAAGTGGCCGTTTACTATTGAGGGAGAGACCTATAGCCCAACTACCGCCAAAAACGATCCTTCAGCAAAAGGTGGCCAGTACATTACGGTAAAGCACACCACAACAGAACCAGAGATATGGGGATGCTATCGTCAGTTGCCACTAGGGACGCTTACGGCAGACTTCATCCTCCGCCTTGCCAGTACGCCTGCCGATGCACAGGACAGTGACGTAGTGGCAAAGATCGAGTTCTCATCCTACCCAGCTGGTGAGCGCTCCGAACGCAATGTCACCCTTGGGGAACTTAAGGCCCAGAATGGCTTCGCACCTTACACCTTGAAAGTACAGCGCAAGCGCCTTAATCTCCCGGGCGAATTCCGCATGTTTGTGTACGGTGACTACGTGCTAGACTTTGACGCCATAACGGTTTCAAAGTAACCATGCCCCATCTTCCCCACCTTATCGAGTTCGTGGCCTTTACCCATGAGTTCCAGCGCATCCAACGGAGCATTTTTGCCCAGGGTGAAGAGAGGCATGAAAATGACGCGGAACATAGTTTCCAATTAGCCCTTACCGGCTGGTACCTCATTGAATCGGACAACCTCCCACTCAACCGAATCAGGATAGTTGAACTGGCCCTCACCCATGACCTAGTAGAGGTATACGCAGGGGACAGCCCGGTATTCCAAGAGAAAACCGGCTCCAAGGACGAAGATGAGAAAGAAGCGGTTCAGCAGCTCAAAAAACAGTTCCCGGGGTTTACCTCGCTTGAGCCCCTTCTCAATGAATACAAGGAGCGCGCCACTGAAGAGAGCAAGTTTGTGTACGCCCTGGACAAGCTGCTCCCCATCATAAATAACTACCTGGATGGTGGCCGTTCCTGGAAAATGGACAAGGTGTCCATCGGGCGGGTTATCCAGGAAAAGACAGCCAAAGTAGGGATCTCACCCGCGGTGAATGAGTACTACCCCGCACTCATAGAGCTTCTTCAAACAAAGCCTGAACTCTTTGGTGCTCATGACTAACCTCATTGTCTTTGATTGGGACGATGTCTTTACCCTTGGGTCCCAACAGGGGTATTTTCACTGTTATCAAGAGGCAGCCGCCTCGGTGGGCATCGATTTAGACTTGGAAATTGTACGCTCTCGAGTCCTACCTAAGTGGGGACATCCGGTGCACGACGAAGTAACAGACTTGCTTCCGGACCACCCTCACCTTGTGGATCAGGCAGTGGCTCACTATGAGAGCATCATCACCACAGAAGCTTTTACCCGCCACCTCACTTTTATCGAAGGTGGACGTGAACTCCTCACCAGCCTGGCACAAAAATACACATTGGCCGTTGCCTCAGGAAGTAATCCCATAACCCTACGCCAGGTAATCTTTCCGCAGTTTTCTGTTCCTAACGTATTTGACCAAGTTGTCTGCAGTGAAGATCCACCTGCCGATATGCGCGGCAAACCCCATCCAGATATGCTTCTTCACATCATGAAAGCCCAGGGAGCATCTCCGGAAGAAACACTCATGGTGGGTGACGGCCACGGGGACGTGCATATGGCACAAGCCGCAGGTGTTACCCCTGTAGTCGTACTCACTGGCGTGCTTAACCGAGAAGAAGCATTGCAACTTGGTGTGAACCATATTATTGGCCGCGTTACCGACCTGCCGCAGTTACTTAGAGAGATGGAATAAAAAAAGCCCCTCACCGGATGGTGAGGGGTGTGAAACCGGACTATGCTGCGTAGCTGGTCCGGAATTCATCAAACGCGGAAACCGCGACGTCCAACAGTTCGCCTTTAAGGCAAAGGTCGTCACAGAGCATCATGCGGCGGTAACCGATATCCCGTAACCAGGCCAGCTCACAGAAGTCTGAGCAGGAGGGAACGGGTTCGGCCACAACCGAGAGAAGTAACCGGGATGCCGCAATGGCGTCCGGGTCTTTCTCCGCAATCAGCTTGAGTGCGGGGAGGATGTCGTGCGGGCGGTCAACCTCAACGTAGAGGTCGCCGCGGGCAGCAACCAGCGAAAGGTTGTCGGCTTTCTTAAAACTGTTAGCAACATACTGGAGCCCAGCCTTGCTTTCAATCTTAAGTTGAATCTCGCTGTCGCGGCCAACCAGTTCCAGGAACTGGTCAACGTCGCGCTGCGATTCCACGTAGGAAAGGAAGTACCGTTTGAAACCGGCCTTCCTGACCTTTTCGATCTTTTGTAACTCCACGTCCGTGAAAAGCTGGCCGCGGACACGGAGGGACGAATCGCGGATGCAGATGGATTCGCCCGGCCTCAACCTAAACCGGGGACCCGTTTTAAAAACAAGCTTGTGTCCATCCTCCTCAAGGGCCACTAGCGTTGCCTCATCGGCTCCAGCTTTGAAGAGCACATCCGTCGGCGTGTTTACGCTGATGGGATGGTTCAACCTAAGCTGGAAGTCCACCGGGAAGTTATCGTGCACTTCCGTTATCCGCAGCTGACGCCCTTTGACGTCAAAGTACAGACTGTTACGTTCGCGTGGACTGAGCTTTCGAATACTCTCAAGCTCTTGATCCAGCTCATCGAGGCCGGTCATGGCACTGTTCAACCTAATCCCCTGCACCCGGTCATCGCTCAGAAACTGGGGGAAGTGGGTAAAGCTTGGCCAGAGCGTTACGAAGAGGTCGAGCGGGAGCCGCTGTGACGGCTCACGTTCAAACCCAGCTTTTGGGAAGAGGCGTGAGAACAGTTGTCCCAGCCCCTCCCCACGCTGCTTTATGTGGGGTTTAGTGGTCACCATTAGCCTACAACTTGGTCGTCAGCTTAGGGACCTGTGAGCGATGAATGGTGGCAAGCGATTCGTAAACGGTGTTCACTTGCTGGGGGGTTTGCCTGCCTTCGATTTCCTTCTGGAAGTCTGGATACCGGCTCGTTTCCTTGGCAAGGATGCCGAAGATGACATCCACCACCCTGTCGGCGTTGGGCAGCATGCAGATGCGGTCCTCCGTCAGCACATCGGCCCACTGCCTGTGGATCTGGCGATCCTCAGCACTTGGACCGTTGTCACCGGAACTGCCGTAAGGCTTCCGGATCAAGTACACCGAGTACTTGAGCATGAGTTCCGCAAAGACATCCTTGGCCATAAGCCTTTTTTGAATCTTCACGTGACACACGCTGTCCGCCACTTTGGGGTCAATCACTTCGTAGAAGCCCTCGTCCCCAATAATGATCAGGACGGGCCGGCTGGCATTCGGCATCTCCACATTGCGGGCCAGGTACAGGGCAGCGAGCTCATAGCTCTCCTGGTCCGTATCCCCGCCGCCGCCTTCGATAACGAGGCCCTTGAGCCGCTCTGCGAGCTCGGTGCCTTTGGCAAACGGCTGCGCCTGGATTGGGTAGTGGTCACCACAAGGGGCGTCACCAGTGGCCCCAAAGCAGATCTCCGTATCGTCGCCCAAGTACACCCGGCACTCGTGATCGAGGTACGGTAACTTGGAGAAAATTGTCTCCGGCCACTTGCCCATGGACCCGGTAACGTCTGTCCAGATCACCAAGGGCGACCGTGACATTGTCCGGAGCACTGGCGGCAGCAGGTCAGCGTGTGAAACATTTGCTTTGAGCGCCGCCCCATAACTGCGACCTGCATGGGTTTTGTAGACCTTACGGGCGGCATCGAAATCGTGCCCGTCCCATGGTCCCCTGTCGTAATCCCCGCCTTCGGGCATTTTATTTTCCTCCTTTGGCGCCCACTAGGGGGCAGATCGTCATAGTCGTGTCCAAACGCCGCGTTGCGGACGTGTTGAACGGCCTGGAACAAGCCTTTTTCTTCCTGGCACGGTTGAAGCGCGGGTTACGCGCAAGAAACTCATTGGATAACACCTCGATTTGTCAAAATTCGCTTCCAACGGAATGCGTCAAGTTGCGCCGTGAATATACCAGCTACTCCTGTAGCCGTCAATTGACTAATCTCAGAAAAACACTTTCTAGAGCTTGTTTTTCGCAGCCTTCACAAGGCCTGCAAACAAGGGATGAGGGATTTCCGGCCTACTTCTGAATTCTGGGTGGGCCTGCGTTGCAATAAAATAAGGGTGCACAGAGCGGGGCAGTTCAATAAACTCTACCAAGTTCTGCTCTGGCAGCATGCCGGATAGCACCATTCCTGCCTCTTCCAAAGCAGCATGATACTCCGGGTTTACTTCATAGCGATGCCGGTGACGCTCGGTCACTCCGCCATCTACCAGCTCATCAGGCCGGTATTCCTTATATACTGCCGCGGCCAAGCTTCCTGGCTTCAGTTCGGTACGGTAACTCCCCAGGCGCATAGTCCCGCCTTTCCTCCGAATGAGCTCTTGCCCGGGAATGAACGCAACCACAGGATGAGGCGCTTTCTCATCAAATTCCACGCTGTTGGCACCTTTTAGGCCGGCGTTGCGGGCAAACTCTACCACTGCCATCTGAAGGCCTAAGCAAATGCCTAAGAACGGCAAGTTGTTCTCGCGGGCATACTTTACCGCCGCAATCTTGCCTTCTACTCCGCGCCCACCAAAACCGCCTGGGACAATGAGGGCATCTACTTCTTTAAGGCGCCTGGTCATCCCTTTTTCTTCGGCATCAATTGCCACAATCTCCGCCTTCACCTTGTGGTGGATGGCCGCATGCCGGATGGCCTCGATCACTGAGAGGTAGGCGTCAGGGTTTTGTACGTACTTGCCCACCATCCCTATGCGGACCACACCTGTAGACTTCCGTTCTTTCTCACGCATAGCGTGCCACCGTTCAGCCGCACCGTTAGGTTCGTGCTTTGGGCGCATCCGGAAATACGAAAGGATGGCTTTGGCAAAGCCAGCTTTTTCCATGTTTTCTGGGATGGCATACAGGGAATCGGCGTCTGCCGCTTCAATGATCCGGTCCGGTGCCACACCAGTAAACATACTCAACTTTTCCCGTGTACCCTCTTCCAAAGGACGCTTACAGCGGACAACCAGCACGTCTGGCTGCAACCCATAGCTTCTAAGGGTGGCAACAGAGTGTTGGATTGGCTTGGTCTTGGACTCGTCAGAAGGGTAAATGTAGTCCACCTTTACCACATGGACAACCGCTGTCCGTTCCCGCTCCTCTTCCCGGAACTGCCGCAACGCTTCAATAAACGGTAACGCTTCAATATCACCTACCGTCCCACCAATCTCTACCGTTAGGAAGTCTACTTTTGATACTTCGCCAGCGACACGTACCCGTCGCTTAATCTCATCGGTAACATGCGGGATGATCTGGATGGTCTTGCCTAAGTAATTCCCCTCACGCTCCTGCTCCATTACGGCGCGGTATACTGCCCCGCTCGTAAAGTTGGAATACTTGGAAGCGTTTACATTGAGAAAGCGCTCATAGTGCCCTAGGTCCAGGTCGGTTTCCGCACCATCTTCCGTCACAAACACTTCGCCATGCTGGAAAGGGTTCATAGTCCCCGCATCCTCGTTCAAGTACGGGTCTGCTTTTAGTGGGGCTACTGAAAAACCGCGGTTTTGTAAAAGGCGACCAAGAGAGGCCGCCGTTATTCCTTTGCCGATGCCAGAAACGATCCCACCAGTAACGATAATTGTTCGGAATGGTCTTTGCTTCACCAAAACAGCATATCAAGTGGGGCAAACACGTTCAATTACCCGCCAACCGTTGGGCCTTTTCTTCCGCTTTGGCAAGCTCTTCGGGCGTATTTACCCCATGCCACTGCTCTTCAGGGACTTTAAACGCGCCAATCTCGTCTCCCTGTGCCAACCCCACATGGACTATGCCCGGAAGCGGGACCTCGCCTTTGTAGCGGGCATCTTCACCAACCTGCGTAAGCGCCTCCTTCACCCATTCAGTCTTGCCCGCATAGAGGCCGGCTGGAATATCCTTAGGCGGGGGTGTCTGAAAGGCCTCTTGGTCCTGGCGGATACGGGTAATCCTCCCTCCCCTGTGCTCAGGCACCTCTGCTGCATGGGTAGAATGGGTGACGCAGTACCCCATAGTAAGGGGGATGTTTTCTTTTTCATGGAACTGGACAAGCCCCGTCAGCATCTCTTTGGTGTAG
This genomic window contains:
- a CDS encoding DUF4012 domain-containing protein: MRLRRPIRRIIWTVVTVCIAMSAMLIGGLVATTPRLLEGARTAQQGADELLGNPRQASATFAEAGRDFDASFAGLQAIPEPAQFPSLVPPFSWYIRLNKAAIYLNRAGKDASALASLYPETKPSSDPSALVSTHSAALGKLFTEQEAAFASLQENIEHADHELSRLPSWIFFSRADEVQRLKDKVHVLAEGLPRGTTFIRELQNTLGKGSSEPHTVLVIFQNDSELRPSGGFMGSYAVLTASNGIIRSFQFGKDIYKLDRELEAVERITPPPYLQTISPTWGFRDSNVGQGFLPEIGSQVADFYSKASGTTPDAILFTDLSILEDILLVTGPVMLPGTTTEVTADSVSTALTTYIEKEYWNTEANKIAVEPKSVIGDLIPVLLAKLQQTPGSQAQLPSLVSRAVGRKSLQLWTSSPNLAEASKPLFATDSPPTGDWMKIVHSNLGGKKSSRNITQHVKVTEKRRLHGRERTIVITRTHTGTGTWPDDHNRNYTEVYLPPSAEIVEVPKGKGGENLLPESIQAELGLTDSHWGGEVKSEESWVKVGFWSTTSVGEKTEFTLKYRLPDDISSQPFTYLKQAGSRNESLEAFRFKGSVTGNVDLEKRWRIW
- a CDS encoding NTP transferase domain-containing protein, which gives rise to MQHSLPSLPNWTLVILAAGKGSRLGKPVPKPLVEVGGKPLMQPIVETGLAMGFHRVVVVISEHTAQIKDHFSHLPLVYVTAEPKGTGYAVAKALEHVETPYFIVSGADDSYFYTKEMLTGLVQFHEKENIPLTMGYCVTHSTHAAEVPEHRGGRITRIRQDQEAFQTPPPKDIPAGLYAGKTEWVKEALTQVGEDARYKGEVPLPGIVHVGLAQGDEIGAFKVPEEQWHGVNTPEELAKAEEKAQRLAGN
- a CDS encoding HD domain-containing protein, with translation MPHLPHLIEFVAFTHEFQRIQRSIFAQGEERHENDAEHSFQLALTGWYLIESDNLPLNRIRIVELALTHDLVEVYAGDSPVFQEKTGSKDEDEKEAVQQLKKQFPGFTSLEPLLNEYKERATEESKFVYALDKLLPIINNYLDGGRSWKMDKVSIGRVIQEKTAKVGISPAVNEYYPALIELLQTKPELFGAHD
- a CDS encoding HAD family hydrolase, yielding MTNLIVFDWDDVFTLGSQQGYFHCYQEAAASVGIDLDLEIVRSRVLPKWGHPVHDEVTDLLPDHPHLVDQAVAHYESIITTEAFTRHLTFIEGGRELLTSLAQKYTLAVASGSNPITLRQVIFPQFSVPNVFDQVVCSEDPPADMRGKPHPDMLLHIMKAQGASPEETLMVGDGHGDVHMAQAAGVTPVVVLTGVLNREEALQLGVNHIIGRVTDLPQLLREME
- a CDS encoding CTP synthase; its protein translation is MKQRPFRTIIVTGGIVSGIGKGITAASLGRLLQNRGFSVAPLKADPYLNEDAGTMNPFQHGEVFVTEDGAETDLDLGHYERFLNVNASKYSNFTSGAVYRAVMEQEREGNYLGKTIQIIPHVTDEIKRRVRVAGEVSKVDFLTVEIGGTVGDIEALPFIEALRQFREEERERTAVVHVVKVDYIYPSDESKTKPIQHSVATLRSYGLQPDVLVVRCKRPLEEGTREKLSMFTGVAPDRIIEAADADSLYAIPENMEKAGFAKAILSYFRMRPKHEPNGAAERWHAMREKERKSTGVVRIGMVGKYVQNPDAYLSVIEAIRHAAIHHKVKAEIVAIDAEEKGMTRRLKEVDALIVPGGFGGRGVEGKIAAVKYARENNLPFLGICLGLQMAVVEFARNAGLKGANSVEFDEKAPHPVVAFIPGQELIRRKGGTMRLGSYRTELKPGSLAAAVYKEYRPDELVDGGVTERHRHRYEVNPEYHAALEEAGMVLSGMLPEQNLVEFIELPRSVHPYFIATQAHPEFRSRPEIPHPLFAGLVKAAKNKL